The Oryzias melastigma strain HK-1 linkage group LG6, ASM292280v2, whole genome shotgun sequence genome includes a window with the following:
- the il17c gene encoding interleukin-17C yields MRVPQILIIVLWLAALCACKKCVRKEKLDEEATRTMARRGIGWHSISTPSSNTTGCPVDLYQNWVSTDDGKRSISPWKYREVTKEGFFPSTYMEAECLCTGCILVKGNTVKESMDYNSKHLVVSRLFLKRVLCKNKRNGTAEMYKLEIAQVDVAVGCFCARPNNKK; encoded by the exons ATGCGGGTTCCACAG ATTCTCATCATCGTTTTGTGGCTCGCGGCTCTGTGCGCGTGCAAGAAGTGTGTCCGGAAAGAGAAACTGGATGAAGAGGCGACCAGGACGATGGCAAGGCGAGGCATCGGGTGGCACAGCATCTCCACCCCGAGCTCCAACACCACCGGCTGTCCGGTGGATCTTTACCAGAACTGGGTCTCTACAGATGATGGAAAGAGGTCCATCTCCCCCTGGAAGTACAG GGAAGTTACAAAAGAGGGATTTTTTCCCTCCACCTACATGGAAGCAGAGTGTCTCTGCACCGGATGCATACTCGTCAAGGGCAACACAGTCAAGGAAAGCATGGACTACAACTCCAAGCACCTGGTGGTGTCGCGGTTGTTTCTGAAGCGAGTCCTCTGTAAGAACAAGAGAAACGGCACGGCCGAGATGTACAAACTGGAGATTGCTCAAGTGGATGTAGCAGTGGGGTGCTTCTGCGCCAGGCCCAACAACAAGAAGTGA